A single Lactuca sativa cultivar Salinas chromosome 8, Lsat_Salinas_v11, whole genome shotgun sequence DNA region contains:
- the LOC111914999 gene encoding guanylate kinase 2, which translates to MGEAPAFLVDDMQKSFSDRFDLKLKGFETATVIGSKTYVINGTDGPTSSGVRVFNKSTGEWVIPTVLGTKPKSLKGHSSVVLNEDRILIIKNNSKSNECVWFLEVDTQFIRDQKMKCDTEVVAWSKGVIGNSEQPVVISGPSGVGKGTLINKLMKDFPTMFGFSVSHTTRLAREKEINGEHYHFTKRSVMEEEIKSGRFLEFAAVHGNLYGTSIESVDVVADAGKRCILDIDVQGARSVRASSLEAVFIFVRPPSFEELENRLRARGTETEEQIQKRLRNAKAELEQGKSPGLFDHILVNDDLEACYERLKNLLGISESKNFAPKTPSKVFDLPVDFTLTKVSEKIIIKNAEQEIVLDLSLMKGGAPGRTRGLEMHVNYD; encoded by the exons ATG GGAGAAGCCCCGGCTTTCCTTGTTGATGACATGCAAAAGAGTTTTTCAGACAGATTTGATCTGAAACTCAAAGGCTTCGAAACAGCCACTGTTATCGGAAGCAAAACA TATGTCATTAATGGCACTGATGGTCCAACCTCAAGTGGAGTTCGTGTCTTCAACAAGTCTACAGGCGAATG GGTGATTCCAACTGTTCTAGGGACAAAACCAAAGTCACTAAAAGGACACTCATCTGTCGTTTTGAACGAAGACAGAATCTTGATCATCAAAAACAATTCCAAATCTAACGAATGCGTTTGGTTCCTCGAG GTGGACACACAATTCATTCGTGACCAAAAGATGAAATGTGACACCGAAGTAGTTGCATGGAGCAAGGGCGTTATCGGTAATTCCGAGCAACCTGTGGTGATTAGTGGCCCATCTGGTGTAGGCAAGGGTACCTTAATTAACAAGCTCATGAAAGATTTTCCAACAATGTTTGGGTTTTCTGTTAGCCACACAACCCGTTTAGCAAGAGAAAAGGAGATAAATGGAGAGCATTATCATTTCACAAAACGAAGtgttatggaagaagagatcaaaTCCGGGAGATTTCTTGAATTTGCTGCAGTCCATGGCAATCTTTATGGAACTAGCATTGAATCTGttgatgttgttgctgatgctggAAAG AGATGTATTCTTGATATTGATGTTCAAGGAGCAAGATCTGTGAGGGCGAGTTCTCTTGAAGCTGTTTTTATTTTTGTTCGCCCTCCTTCATTTGAGGAGCTTGAGAATCGTCTTCGTGCAAG AGGAACAGAAACCGAAGAACAAATCCAGAAAAGACTTAGAAATGCTAAGGCTGAGCTTGAACAAGGAAAATCTCCAGGTCTTTTTGATCATATTTTGGTGAATGATGATCTTGAAGCTTGCTATGAACGACTTAAG AATCTTTTGGGTATTAGTGAAAGCAAGAACTTTGCTCCCAAAACCC CAAGTAAGGTGTTTGACTTGCCTGTGGACTTCACGTTGACCAAAGTCAGCGAAAAGATCATCATAAAGAATGCTGAACAGGA GATTGTGCTTGATTTATCTTTGATGAAAGGAGGGGCACCTGGTCGGACAAGAGGACTAGAGATGCATGTGAATTATGATTGA